The following proteins are co-located in the Planococcus plakortidis genome:
- the gpmI gene encoding 2,3-bisphosphoglycerate-independent phosphoglycerate mutase translates to MRKTAHPAALIILDGFGCREETAGNAVAQAHKPNFDRLWNEYPHELLTASGEAVGLPDGQMGNSEVGHLNIGAGRIVYQNLTRIHKSIKDGDFFENPAFLDAVMNAKENGKALHVMGLLSDGGVHSHYEHLFALLRLAKQQGLSEVYVHGFLDGRDVGPKTALHYIEETEKQMKEIGIGRFASISGRYYAMDRDKRWERVELAYRAMVDGIGPSASSAAAGVEASYAEGIVDEFVLPFTVVKEGEAPAVIESGDSVIFFNFRPDRAIQLTTVLTRPDFAHFPLSVHHPKELVFISFTTYSEELETRIAYGNVNLVNTIGEVLSANGMTQLRIAETEKYPHVTFFMSGGREEVFPGEDRILVSSPKVATYDLQPEMSAYEVTDRLVEQIDAGAHDAIILNFANPDMVGHSGMLEPTIKAIEVVDECLGRIVEALHRQGGSALITADHGNADEVLTEDGLPMTAHTTNKVPVILTKHGEVLRSGGILADLAPTILKLLDVEQPKEMTGKPLY, encoded by the coding sequence ATGCGTAAAACGGCACATCCGGCAGCATTGATCATCCTGGATGGCTTCGGCTGCCGCGAAGAAACCGCTGGAAATGCAGTTGCACAAGCGCATAAACCGAATTTCGACAGGTTGTGGAACGAATATCCCCACGAACTGCTGACAGCCTCCGGGGAGGCTGTCGGTTTGCCGGATGGACAAATGGGCAATTCCGAAGTGGGCCATTTGAATATCGGCGCAGGCCGCATCGTTTACCAAAATTTGACCCGTATCCATAAATCAATCAAAGACGGCGATTTCTTTGAAAATCCCGCATTTCTGGACGCTGTCATGAACGCCAAGGAAAACGGCAAAGCTTTGCACGTCATGGGTTTGCTAAGCGACGGCGGTGTCCACAGCCATTATGAGCACTTGTTCGCTTTATTGCGCCTCGCGAAACAGCAGGGCTTGAGTGAAGTGTATGTACATGGCTTTTTAGACGGCCGCGATGTCGGGCCGAAAACAGCACTCCATTATATAGAAGAAACCGAAAAACAAATGAAGGAAATCGGCATCGGCCGTTTCGCTTCCATCAGTGGGCGTTATTATGCAATGGACCGCGACAAGCGTTGGGAACGCGTCGAGCTTGCTTACCGCGCGATGGTCGACGGCATCGGCCCAAGCGCCAGTTCCGCTGCTGCAGGTGTCGAAGCATCCTACGCTGAAGGGATTGTGGATGAGTTCGTCCTGCCGTTTACGGTCGTGAAAGAAGGGGAAGCGCCTGCGGTCATCGAATCCGGAGACTCCGTCATTTTCTTCAATTTCCGGCCTGACCGCGCCATCCAATTGACGACGGTGTTGACGCGCCCGGACTTCGCCCATTTCCCGCTGAGCGTCCACCATCCGAAAGAACTGGTGTTTATCAGCTTCACGACCTATAGTGAAGAATTGGAGACACGCATTGCTTACGGCAACGTCAATTTGGTGAATACGATCGGGGAAGTGTTATCCGCGAACGGCATGACGCAATTGCGCATCGCCGAAACGGAAAAATACCCGCATGTCACTTTCTTCATGAGCGGTGGGCGGGAAGAAGTGTTCCCGGGAGAAGACCGCATTCTCGTATCGTCGCCTAAAGTGGCAACCTACGATTTGCAGCCTGAAATGAGCGCCTACGAAGTGACCGACCGTCTCGTCGAACAAATCGACGCCGGCGCACACGATGCGATCATCTTGAACTTCGCGAACCCGGACATGGTCGGCCATAGCGGCATGCTCGAGCCGACGATCAAGGCAATCGAAGTCGTGGACGAATGCCTCGGGCGCATTGTGGAAGCCCTCCACCGCCAAGGCGGCTCGGCGCTTATCACAGCCGACCACGGCAATGCCGATGAAGTGCTGACTGAAGACGGCTTGCCGATGACGGCGCACACGACTAACAAAGTGCCAGTCATTTTGACCAAGCACGGCGAAGTCTTGCGCAGCGGCGGCATTCTAGCGGACCTCGCACCAACAATCCTTAAGTTGCTCGATGTTGAGCAGCCAAAAGAGATGACTGGGAAACCGTTGTATTAA
- the eno gene encoding phosphopyruvate hydratase, whose translation MPIITHIQAREVLDSRGNPTVEVEVFTESGAFGRAIVPSGASTGEHEAVELRDGDKSRYLGKGVLKAVDHVNNEIADELEENYSVLDQVSIDQALIELDGTENKGRLGANAILGVSMAVAHAAANYLDLPLYQYLGGFNAKQLPVPMMNILNGGEHADNNVDIQEFMVMPVGAESFRHALRMGAEIFHNLKSVLKDKGYNTSVGDEGGFAPNLGSNEEALETIMTAIEKAGFKPGQDVLLAMDVAASEIYDKEKGVYTLAGDNTVKTSAEMVDWYEELANKYPIVSIEDGLDENDWDGFKLLTDRIGDKVQLVGDDLFVTNTKKLAQGIEQGIGNSILIKVNQIGTLTETFDAIEMAKRAGYTAVISHRSGESEDVTIADIAVATNAGQIKTGAPSRTDRVAKYNQLLRIEDQLHDTAKYLGVKTFYNLKK comes from the coding sequence TTGCCAATTATTACACACATCCAAGCACGTGAAGTACTCGATTCCAGAGGGAACCCGACTGTTGAAGTCGAAGTATTCACAGAAAGCGGCGCATTCGGCCGCGCGATCGTGCCATCTGGCGCATCTACCGGAGAACACGAAGCGGTTGAGCTTCGCGATGGCGACAAGAGCCGTTACCTCGGGAAAGGCGTCCTAAAAGCGGTCGATCATGTAAACAACGAAATTGCTGATGAGCTGGAAGAAAACTATTCGGTACTGGATCAAGTATCCATCGACCAAGCATTGATCGAGCTTGACGGCACTGAAAACAAAGGCCGCCTCGGTGCGAACGCGATTCTTGGCGTTTCCATGGCAGTTGCCCATGCAGCAGCAAACTATTTGGACCTGCCTCTTTACCAATACCTTGGCGGATTCAACGCCAAGCAATTGCCGGTGCCGATGATGAACATCCTAAATGGCGGCGAGCACGCGGATAACAATGTCGACATCCAGGAATTCATGGTAATGCCAGTAGGCGCTGAATCTTTCCGCCATGCTCTTCGCATGGGTGCAGAAATCTTTCACAACTTGAAGTCTGTACTGAAAGACAAAGGCTATAACACATCTGTAGGCGACGAAGGCGGATTCGCACCGAACCTGGGCTCGAACGAAGAAGCGCTCGAGACAATCATGACCGCAATCGAGAAAGCAGGTTTCAAGCCAGGACAAGACGTCTTGCTCGCGATGGACGTGGCTGCTTCTGAAATCTACGACAAAGAAAAAGGCGTCTACACATTGGCTGGCGACAACACGGTCAAGACTTCAGCTGAAATGGTCGACTGGTACGAAGAGTTGGCAAACAAATACCCGATCGTTTCCATTGAAGACGGATTGGACGAGAACGATTGGGACGGCTTTAAGCTCTTGACGGACCGTATCGGGGATAAAGTACAGCTGGTCGGCGATGACTTGTTCGTCACCAACACGAAGAAATTGGCGCAGGGCATCGAGCAAGGCATCGGCAACTCGATCCTCATCAAAGTGAACCAAATCGGTACATTGACAGAAACATTCGATGCGATCGAAATGGCGAAACGCGCTGGCTACACAGCGGTCATCTCCCACCGTTCAGGCGAGTCGGAAGATGTGACGATTGCGGATATCGCAGTTGCGACAAATGCTGGTCAAATCAAGACAGGCGCACCGTCACGTACGGACCGCGTAGCGAAATACAACCAATTGCTTCGCATCGAAGACCAATTGCATGACACAGCGAAATACTTGGGCGTAAAAACTTTCTATAACTTGAAGAAATAA
- the secG gene encoding preprotein translocase subunit SecG: MHTLLMTLLLIVSIALIVVVLLQSGKSAGLSGAISGGAEQLFGKQKARGLDLVLHRVTIVLAALFFILAIAVTKV; encoded by the coding sequence ATGCATACATTGTTAATGACATTACTTCTTATCGTCTCGATCGCTTTGATTGTTGTCGTTCTATTGCAATCAGGGAAAAGTGCAGGCCTTTCAGGAGCCATCTCCGGTGGAGCAGAGCAACTTTTCGGCAAGCAAAAAGCCCGTGGGTTGGATCTTGTCCTTCACCGGGTGACGATCGTCCTTGCTGCCTTATTCTTTATTCTGGCTATCGCCGTAACGAAAGTATAA
- a CDS encoding alpha/beta hydrolase, translated as MRISQPKPFFFEQGPRAVLLLHGFTGNSADVRMLGRFLETKGYTSIAPHYSGHGVAPEKLVETGPEDWWKDVEQAYQTLVDKGYKEIAVAGLSLGGVFSLKLGYTKPIKGIVTMCAPMHMKSTDLMYQGVLEYAREYKKYEGKDDKLIEEEMKKFEEKPMETLKDLRELIGKVRDNVDHVYAPLFVVQGSLDKVINPESANIIHDEAESTDKRIKWYEKSGHVITLDQEKKQLHEDIYEFLESLDWSV; from the coding sequence ATGCGTATTTCACAACCGAAACCATTTTTCTTTGAGCAAGGGCCGCGTGCGGTTCTGTTATTGCACGGGTTTACCGGCAATTCGGCAGACGTCCGGATGCTCGGGCGATTTTTGGAAACGAAAGGCTATACGAGCATCGCGCCGCATTATTCGGGGCACGGTGTCGCGCCTGAGAAGCTGGTGGAAACCGGGCCTGAGGATTGGTGGAAAGACGTTGAACAGGCGTATCAGACACTGGTCGATAAAGGATATAAGGAAATCGCCGTGGCGGGCTTGTCGCTCGGCGGCGTATTCAGTTTGAAACTGGGGTATACAAAGCCTATCAAGGGCATTGTGACGATGTGCGCGCCAATGCACATGAAATCGACTGACCTGATGTATCAGGGCGTTTTGGAGTATGCCCGTGAATACAAGAAATATGAAGGAAAAGATGATAAGCTTATCGAAGAAGAGATGAAGAAGTTCGAGGAGAAGCCGATGGAAACACTCAAAGATTTGCGGGAGTTGATCGGCAAAGTACGGGACAATGTCGATCATGTCTACGCACCACTTTTCGTCGTCCAAGGCTCTCTCGACAAAGTCATTAACCCAGAATCTGCGAACATCATCCACGATGAAGCGGAGTCGACTGACAAGCGCATCAAATGGTACGAGAAATCGGGCCACGTCATTACGCTGGATCAGGAAAAAAAGCAATTGCATGAAGACATATACGAGTTTCTCGAATCGCTCGATTGGAGCGTGTGA